ATCCGCTCCAACGGCCTGATCGCCATCTCTTTGGAGGACGGCGATGCCCTCACCTGGGTTCGTCTTGCCCAACCCGGCGACAGCCTGCTGATCGGCTCCCGCAATGGGATGACGATCCACTTCCGCCTCAGCGATGAAGAGCTGCGGCCCTTGGGTCGCACCGCTCGCGGTGTGCGCGCGATGAATCTGCGCCCGGGCGATCAGCTGGTGAGCATGGATGTGCTCCCTGTGGAGCTGGCGGATCGGGTGGAGAGCAGCAGTGCTGCCGCCGATGAGGAAGACAGTGAAGAGGTGGCGCCCAGCGAGGGCCCCTGGGTGCTGGTGGCGTCCGCGAGCGGGCTCGGTAAGCGGGTGCCAGTGGATCAGTTCCGCTTGCAGAAGCGGGCCGGCATGGGTCTGCGTTGCATGAAGTTCCGCCGCGATGGCGATGTGCTGGTGGGCCTCAAGGTGCTCGGTGCCGGTGAAGAGCTGCTGCTGGTGAGCGAGAAGGGCGTGATCGTGCGCATGCAGGCCGATGCAGTGCCGCAGCAGTCGCGGGCGGCCACGGGCGTGCGCCTGCAGCGCCTCGATAGTGGTGATCGCCTCTCGGAGGTGGTGCTGGTGCCGCCCGCTCCGGAGGAGGAGGAAGCCGATCCCGCCACCGATCCCTCTGCCGACACCACCGCCGTGGCCGATGCCTGATCACCGCGGCGATCTCTGGATCGCCAACACGGTGAGCGATCTGATCCAGGGGGATGTGCATGAACACCTCCCCCTCGAGGCCATCGCCCTGGATGGTGATGTGCTCGGCTTGGGCACCACCACCAGCATCGATAACGGCGAGCTCACCTTTCTGCCTAACGCCGCCGGCAGCACCACCATCTGGAAATGCCAGGCCAGTACTGGCGGCATCCGCGCCCTTAAGAGCGGGGATGGCAGCGCTCACTTTCCCTATGTGTGCTTCAGCGGCGATGCCGCGGCCCTCAAGGTGCTGGTGGATCCCGCTGAGCTGGGGGATGTGGACGGCATGCCGCTGCAGGAGCTGGTGGGGGAGGCGATTGCCCACCTGCGCCAGCAAGGGCGCCTGGCTGAGGCGCCGATCTATGGGGTGAGGGCTGAGCTCGAGTGGCGTTCGCTCGTGATCACCGTGGCCTCCAAGCTGTGCATGGGGCAGCAGCGCCGCAACACGGCCATTGCCAGCAGTGCGGCCAGTGAGGGCACCGCCAGCCGCAGCATCTATCAACTGCTGCAGCACTACCGCCTCGCCGAGCACGACCCTGGCGATCCCGCCGACCCGATTCGCTATCTGGGGCGCTCGCTGCAATGGGAGTGTTGCGGCTTTTTTGACACCGATCCCGCCACCGGCCGGGTGACCATCCCCGCCGAGGGCGCTCACCTGCATCTTCATGGCTGCAGCGTGGATCTGTGCCATGGCGGCCATCTGCATCACGAGCACCCCGGCACGGCGCTGCGGGCGGTGCGGCGCCTGGCGCTGTATCCGCTGCAGCAGGTGCATCAGCTGGCGAGTGATCTGGGGATTGAGCAGCTGCGCTTCGAGGCGGGTGCCGCCTGCTTCCGTGTGGTGAACCTTGGCTCGATGGATGTGAGCGATGTGGGGGTTGCCGTGGTGGTGAACGATCGCTACTCCGGCCATCGTTATCTGCGCTTGCCGTGGCTCGCGGCAGGCGCGAGCGAGCAGTTCAGCGTGCCCCTGGATCTGCCTCCAGGGGGGCATCGCCTTGAGGTGATCGCTGATCCCGAGCGGCAAATTCTCGATCGCGAGGCGCTTCAGGCCAATAACCGAGCGGTGCTGGAGGTGCAGATCTGATGGCGCAATCCACTTCGATCGACGTGTTGGTGCTTGGTGCCGGTCCGGCAGCCCTTTGCATCGCGGCTGCCCTCTGCGATCGGGGCGTGGCGGTACAGGGCTTGGCGCCCGAAGATCCAGCTACCCCCTGGCCCAACACCTACGGCATTTGGGGCCCGGAGGTGGACGCGCTTGGCCTGCAGCATCTTTTGGGCCATCGCTGGCACGACACCCGCAGTTATTTCGGCGATCGGCTCACCACTGGCGCCGTGGCCCACGGCCTTGACTACGGCCTGTTCGACAAAACAGCTCTGCAGCAGCACTGGTGGCAGCCCTGCCAAAGCGCTGGCATGCCGTGGATGCGCGGGCGTGCGGCTGCCATTGAGCACGACGCTGAAGGTTCGGTGGTGATCAGCGAGGCGGGTAAGCGCCTGCGGGCAAGGTTGGTGATCGATGCCAGTGGCCATCACTCCCCCTTCGTGCAGCGCCCCGATGAGGGGCCGGTGGCAGGCCAGGCCGCTTACGGGATCGTGGGGCGCTTTTCAGCGCCGCCGGTGGATCCCGGCCAGTTCGTGCTGATGGATTACCGCTGTGATCACCTCAGTGAGGCGGAGCGGCGCTGCGCACCACCCACGTTTCTTTACGCCATGGATTTCGGCGAGGGGGTGTTCTTCGTGGAGGAAACATCCCTTGCCCTGGCACCGGCTGTTCCTTACGACGTGCTCAAAGATCGGCTGCAGCGGCGCTTGGCTCTGCGCGGCATCAGCGTGGAGGAGGTGCAGCACGAGGAGTTCTGCCTGTTCCCGATGAATCTGCCGCTGCCGGATCTGCAGCAGCGGGTGGTGGGTTTCGGTGGCTCCGCCTCGATGGTGCACCCAGCCTCGGGCTACATGGTGGGATCGCTGCTGCGGCGCGCGCCGGCCTTGGCGGATGCAATCGCTGCTGGGCTGAAGGATCCCAATGCAGGAGGCCAGGAGTTGGCTCTTCGGGCCTGGCAGGCCCTCTGGCCTGTGGAGCTGCAGCGCCGGCATGCGCTCTACCGCTTTGGCCTGGAGAAGTTGATGCGCTTTTCCGAGCCGCAGCTGCGCGCTCACTTCACCACCTTCTTTTCCTTGCCGCGCGAGCAGTGGTTTGGCTTTCTCACCAACACCCTCAGCCTGCCGGCCTTGATTGCCGCGATGGTGCGTTTGTTTGTGTTGGCGCCCTGGAGCGTGAAGGCGGGGCTGATGTTGATGCAGGGCCGGGAGTTGCAGCTCGGTCTGCGGATGCTCAGGCCGTAGCGCCGGCACAGGAGCTGCCCTGGCCGGCGGTGCAACCAAAGCAGTGGTTGCCCCAGCGAATCCCTCGCTGTTCGAGCTGTTCGCGCGTGATCGTCGCAATGGTGGTTGGGGTCCCGCCGAGAGGCAGCTCGAGCATCTGGTTGAAATCGCAGTCGAACAGCTGGCCGTCGGCGGCCACCGAAAGCGTGTCGCGGCACATCAGGCCGTTCAGGGCTTCGGGGTTCAAGGCGCCCTCGAGCAGCTTCAGGTAGCAGTTCACATGGCCATCGCGCTGCAGTTGCTCCAGGAAGCGGGCGATCGGCATGTTGTTGAGGCCGATCAGTTGATCGAACTGCACCCCCGCCAGCTCCTTGAGGCGGCGTTTCCACTGGGCCGTGTCGCATGGGGTGAGCTGCTGCAGGCGGGTGCCGGCTGGATTGCTCATCAGCGTGAGCTGCCGCTTGGGATCACCGTGGCCGTATCCCAGCTGGTTGAGCCGCTTCAGCGCCTCGATCGACGCCTCCCAGGTGCCATCGCCGCGCTGGGCATCGGTGCTCTCGGCTTCCGGCTGCGGCAGGCTCGCCACGATCTCCACCTCGTGCTCTGCCAGGAAGGCCGCCAGATCCCGCAGCGCCGGCAGCAGCAGCACCGTGAGGTTGCAGCGATCGATCACATGGCAGCCCTGGGCCCGGGCCGCCAGCACCAACTCCTTGAAACGTGGATGCAGCTCTGGAGCACCGCCGGTGAGATCCACCACCGCCGGCTGCAGCCGCCCCATCGCCGCGATGCACTGCTCCACCACCGCATCAGGCATCAGGGTGTGGCCTTGATGGGGGCCTGCATCCACATGGCAGTGGCTGCAACGCATGTTGCAGAGCTTGCCCAGGTTGAGCTGCAGCACCCGCAGGCCGCTCCGCTGCGGCGTGCTGAGTTGGCGTTGACGCAGGCTCGCTTCGAAGTGCTGCTCCGCGGGCAGGGCCTGAGCCAGCAGGTCCAGTTGCTGATGCGGGGCGAGCGCGGCGGTGGAGGTCAGGGTGCAGCTGTTGGGATCTGCGCCCAGTCTGCGGCGTTGATCAGCGGGAACAGCGCGTCTTCGGCGCGGACGGCCTCAAGCCAGCCCTCCGGCAGCTCCACCGCGCCATCGATGGCTCCCAGCAGCTGCCAGAAACGGCCCAGATGGCGTTCGATCCGCTCGCGGGCCAGTTCAGTGGTGGTGCCGGCCCGGAGGATGAAGCTCCAATCAGAGCTCTGGGCCAGCAGCAGCTCACGGCCGGCCTGATTCAGCAGCTCCCGGGCCTGTTCGCTGCCCACGCCGCGGCTCACCCGCTGCACCATCGCCCGTGAGGCGCGGTTCCACTCCGGAATCACCCAGGCGTTGCTGTCGTTGAGCCAATAGTTGTGGTAGCCGCCCTGGCCCCAGCTGGAGGGGGAGGGCTGGCAGAGCTGCAGGCTGTCGCCGCGGCTCAGGGTGTCGCGCAGGGTGGTGAGCCCAACGCCGCTCGCGGGCGCCTGGCGGAACAGCTCGGCCAGGAAGCGCGGCCCTTCAAACCACCAGTGGCCGAACAGCTCGGCATCGAAGGGCGCCACCAGCAGCGGCGCACGCTCCATGGCGCCCTGCAGGTGTTGGAGGTGCTGGGAGCGGCCCTGCAGGTAGTGGGAGGCATCGCGGCGCACGCTGGCGTGGGCGGCCGCCGGCTCATAGGGCTGCTTGCCATCGAGGCCGCAGTCGCGGCTGCTCACCCGGTGCAGCTTGAGGCCCAGGGGCCGGCGGCAGTTGATGCCGCGTTGCTCCAGTTCGCCGTCGGGCAGATCCCAGCCCAGATCGCGGTGGAATTCGCGGTAACTGGCATCGCCGGGATAGCCGTCGCGGGCGCTCCACACCGGCAGGGTGGATTCGCTGTCGCGCCCGAAGAAGGCCATGCCTGCCGGCGTGCAGATGGGGGCATACACCCCGTAGCGGGGCCGGGGTTGCCCATGCAGCAGGCCATGGGCATCGAGGATCGCGTAGCGCAGACCGCAGCTCACCAGCAGGCGATCGAGGCCCTCGTAGTAGGCACATTCCGGCAGCCAGATGCCTTGAGGGCGCACCCCCAGCAGGCGCTGGTGCTCGCGCACGGCGGTGAGCAGCTGGGCCCGCACCGCTTCCGGGCAATCCCGCAGCAGCGGCAGGTAGCCGTGGGTGGCGGCGCAGGTGAGCAGATCCAGCACTCCGGCCTGCTGCAGCCGCTGGAAACGGGGCAGCAGGTTGCCGCCGCAGCGCTGCCAGGCCGCTGCGGCACCGCTCAGCTGTTGCGCCAGATCAGCCGCGGCGGCCTCGAAACCGGCGGGTGCCTGCAGCAGCAGCTCCTGCCGCACCGCCAGCCAGGGCCCGAAGCGCTCGCTCAGGTCGGGGCTGCTGAGGAGCGACAGCAGCGTGGGCGAGAGCCCCATGCTCAGGCGCGGCCGCTGGTTGGGATCGGCGGCGGCCGCCTCCAACACATCGAGCAGGGGCAGGTAGCACTCCAGCAGCGCCTGGAAGTACCAGTCTTCCTCCAGCGAACCGGGCTCGCTGGAGTGCACGTAGGGCAGATGCGCGTGCAGCACCAGGGCGAGGTCGCCGTGGCTGGTGGTCTCCGTGGCCAGTGCGCCGCTGGCCAAGGTCCCAGCTCAGAGTAGGGCGACTTTACGCGCTGCTTTTAGGCTCGCACCAGTGATTCGGCAGCGATGCAGCTGGCTCTGGCGGTCGACGGCCACAGCATGTTCTACGTGCAGCAGAAGCTGGGCTGGTTTTTCGACCCCCGCCGCCTGCTGGCGTACGCCACGGCTGCACCCGGTGTGGAGATCAGCAGCGCCTTCTGGTACACCGGCCTGAAAGACCCCACCGACCAGCGCCCCTTCCGCGACGCCCTCACCAGTCTGGGGTTCACCGTGCGCACCAAGCCTCTGCGGGAGGTGGGAGGAGAGGCGGATCAGCGCCAGTTCGCCAGAGCCAATCTGGATGTGGAGATTGCCATTGATCTGTTGGCGATCGCCCACCGCACCGATGAAGTGTGGCTGTTGAGCGGCAGCCGCGACTTGGAGCGCCTGGTGGAGGTGCTGCGGATCAAAGGTCTGAAGGTGGTGTTGGTGAGCACCGATGGCATGGTGCCTCGGGAGCTGCGCAACGCCGCGGACCGTTTCCTCGATCTGGCGGAGCTGCGGCCGCAGCTGGAGAAAACCGAGCAGCAGCCCCCGGCCTTTGGCCGCAGCTGAGCCCTCAGCCCTAAAGTGGGGCTAACTCATAACCATTCCGACTTGTAGCCGCCATGGCTCGCGACCCCGGCCGGGTATTGATCTTCGATACCACCCTGCGTGATGGGGAGCAGTCCCCTGGTGCCAGCCTCAATCTCGAGGAGAAGCTGGCGATCGCGCAGCAGCTGGCTCGCCTGGGCGTCGACATCATTGAGGCCGGCTTTCCCTTTGCCAGCCCCGGCGATTTCAACGCCGTGCAGCGCATCGCTTCCACCGTGGGCACGCCCGATGGCCCGGTGATCTGTGGCCTGGCCCGCGCCGCTAAGGGCGATATCAAGGCCTGCGCCGAGGCCGTGGCGCCCGCCGCCAACCGCCGCATCCACACCTTCATCGCCACCAGCGATATCCACCTCGAGCACAAGCTGCGCAAGAGCCGCGCCGAGGTGCTGCAGATTGCCGGCGAGATGGTGGCTTATGCCCGCTCCCTCGTTGACGACGTGGAGTTCTCCTGCGAGGACGCTGGCCGCTCCGATCCGGAGTTCATGTATCAGGTGATCGAGGCCGCGATCGCCGCCGGCGCGACCACGATCAACATTCCCGACACGGTGGGTTACACCACTCCCGCGGAATTCGGTGCCTTGATCGATGGCATCAACCGCCATGTGCCCAACATTGATCAGGCGGTGATCTCCGTGCACGGCCACAACGACCTGGGCCTGGCCGTGGCCAACTTCCTTGAGGCCGTGAAGAACGGCGCCCGCCAGCTGGAGTGCACGATCAACGGCATCGGCGAGCGGGCCGGCAACGCCTCGCTTGAAGAGCTGGTGATGGCACTGCACGTGCGCCGCAGCTACTACAACCCGTTCCTGGGCCGTCCGGCAGACAGCAGCGAGCCCCTCACGGGCGTGCGCACGGAGGAGATCTACAAAACCTCGCGCCTGGTGAGCAAGCTCACCGGCATGGCGGTACAGCCCAATAAGGCGATCGTGGGGGCTAATGCCTTCGCCCATGAGAGCGGCATCCACCAGGACGGTGTGCTCAAGAACCGCCTCACCTACGAAATCATCGATGCGCGCACGATCGGCCTGGCCGACAACCGCATTTCTCTGGGCAAGCTGAGCGGCCGCAGTGCCTTCCGCGCCCGCCTCGAAGAGCTCGGTTACAACCTCGAGCGCAACGATCTCGACGATGCCTTCGCCCGCTTCAAGGAGCTGGCGGATCGCAAGCGCGAAATTTCCGACCGCGATCTGGAGGCGATCGTGAGTGAGCAGGTGCGGCAACAGGCTGAACCCAGCTACAGCCTCAAGCTGGTGCAGGTGAGCACCGGCACCAGCCTGCAGCCCACCGCCACGGTCACCCTGGTGAACAGCGATGGTGCTGAACTCACAGAAGCGGCCATCGGCACGGGCCCGGTGGATGCGGTCTGCCAGGCCCTCAATCAGCTGGCCCGCGTGCCCAATGAACTGGTGGAGTTCTCGGTGAAGTCGGTCACCGAGGGCATCGATGCCATGGGTGAGGTGACCATCCGCCTGCGCGCGGATGGGGTGCTCTATTCCGGCCACGCCGCCGACACCGACATCGTTGTGGCCGCAGCCCAAGCGTTTGTGAATGCGCTCAACCGTCTGGTGGCCGGCAGCCAGCGCTCACCGCTGCATCCCCAGAAGGCTCCCCTGCCCGTGGGTGATGTTGCCCCGGCAGAGCGGCCGCGCCTCTGATGGCTCATCCCGCGAGCGGTAGGCCCCGCACACTGCTTGCCAGCGGCCTGCAGCTGGCGGTGCTGCTGCTGATCGCGGTGGCGATGCTGGTGCCGCTGTTCTGGCTGGTGAGCACCTCGCTGAAGGGGCCGGCCGAAAACATCTTCACCACGCCGCCGGCTCTGCTGCCCAGCCAGCCCAGCCTGGAGGCCTACCAGCGGTTGTTCGCCGACAACCCGATGCTGGGCTACATCCGCAACAGCGCCATTGTGAGCGGCCTGGCGGTGCTTGCCAATCTGCTCTTTTGCTCCTTGGCGGCGTATCCGCTGGCGCGGATGCGCTTCGCCGGGCGGGGGCTGGTGCTGGCCCTGGTAGTGGCCACGATCCTGATCCCCTTCCAGGTGGTGATGATCCCGCTCTATCTCTTGATGGTGCAGCTGGGGCTGCGCAACACCCTCTGGGCGCTGATCATTCCCCAGGCCGCCACCGCCTTCGGCATCTTTCTGCTGCGCCAAAGCTTTGCCGGTGTGCCGGTGGAACTGGAAGAGGCCGCTCGCATCGATGGCTGCACGCCGCTCGGTGAGTGGTGGAACGTGATGATTCCGGCCGCCCGGGCTGATCTGATCACCC
This sequence is a window from Synechococcus sp. HK05. Protein-coding genes within it:
- a CDS encoding carbohydrate ABC transporter permease, which encodes MAHPASGRPRTLLASGLQLAVLLLIAVAMLVPLFWLVSTSLKGPAENIFTTPPALLPSQPSLEAYQRLFADNPMLGYIRNSAIVSGLAVLANLLFCSLAAYPLARMRFAGRGLVLALVVATILIPFQVVMIPLYLLMVQLGLRNTLWALIIPQAATAFGIFLLRQSFAGVPVELEEAARIDGCTPLGEWWNVMIPAARADLITLAMFVFIGTWSDFLWPLVILDDPNLYTLPLGLQQLASSFSLDWRLVAAGAVVSILPVLALFIGLQRYILPSASGDAVKG
- the arsS gene encoding arsenosugar biosynthesis radical SAM (seleno)protein ArsS (Some members of this family are selenoproteins.), producing MLQLNLGKLCNMRCSHCHVDAGPHQGHTLMPDAVVEQCIAAMGRLQPAVVDLTGGAPELHPRFKELVLAARAQGCHVIDRCNLTVLLLPALRDLAAFLAEHEVEIVASLPQPEAESTDAQRGDGTWEASIEALKRLNQLGYGHGDPKRQLTLMSNPAGTRLQQLTPCDTAQWKRRLKELAGVQFDQLIGLNNMPIARFLEQLQRDGHVNCYLKLLEGALNPEALNGLMCRDTLSVAADGQLFDCDFNQMLELPLGGTPTTIATITREQLEQRGIRWGNHCFGCTAGQGSSCAGATA
- a CDS encoding 2-isopropylmalate synthase; protein product: MARDPGRVLIFDTTLRDGEQSPGASLNLEEKLAIAQQLARLGVDIIEAGFPFASPGDFNAVQRIASTVGTPDGPVICGLARAAKGDIKACAEAVAPAANRRIHTFIATSDIHLEHKLRKSRAEVLQIAGEMVAYARSLVDDVEFSCEDAGRSDPEFMYQVIEAAIAAGATTINIPDTVGYTTPAEFGALIDGINRHVPNIDQAVISVHGHNDLGLAVANFLEAVKNGARQLECTINGIGERAGNASLEELVMALHVRRSYYNPFLGRPADSSEPLTGVRTEEIYKTSRLVSKLTGMAVQPNKAIVGANAFAHESGIHQDGVLKNRLTYEIIDARTIGLADNRISLGKLSGRSAFRARLEELGYNLERNDLDDAFARFKELADRKREISDRDLEAIVSEQVRQQAEPSYSLKLVQVSTGTSLQPTATVTLVNSDGAELTEAAIGTGPVDAVCQALNQLARVPNELVEFSVKSVTEGIDAMGEVTIRLRADGVLYSGHAADTDIVVAAAQAFVNALNRLVAGSQRSPLHPQKAPLPVGDVAPAERPRL
- the crtL gene encoding lycopene beta cyclase, giving the protein MAQSTSIDVLVLGAGPAALCIAAALCDRGVAVQGLAPEDPATPWPNTYGIWGPEVDALGLQHLLGHRWHDTRSYFGDRLTTGAVAHGLDYGLFDKTALQQHWWQPCQSAGMPWMRGRAAAIEHDAEGSVVISEAGKRLRARLVIDASGHHSPFVQRPDEGPVAGQAAYGIVGRFSAPPVDPGQFVLMDYRCDHLSEAERRCAPPTFLYAMDFGEGVFFVEETSLALAPAVPYDVLKDRLQRRLALRGISVEEVQHEEFCLFPMNLPLPDLQQRVVGFGGSASMVHPASGYMVGSLLRRAPALADAIAAGLKDPNAGGQELALRAWQALWPVELQRRHALYRFGLEKLMRFSEPQLRAHFTTFFSLPREQWFGFLTNTLSLPALIAAMVRLFVLAPWSVKAGLMLMQGRELQLGLRMLRP
- a CDS encoding NYN domain-containing protein is translated as MQLALAVDGHSMFYVQQKLGWFFDPRRLLAYATAAPGVEISSAFWYTGLKDPTDQRPFRDALTSLGFTVRTKPLREVGGEADQRQFARANLDVEIAIDLLAIAHRTDEVWLLSGSRDLERLVEVLRIKGLKVVLVSTDGMVPRELRNAADRFLDLAELRPQLEKTEQQPPAFGRS
- a CDS encoding glycoside hydrolase family 57 protein, whose product is MASGALATETTSHGDLALVLHAHLPYVHSSEPGSLEEDWYFQALLECYLPLLDVLEAAAADPNQRPRLSMGLSPTLLSLLSSPDLSERFGPWLAVRQELLLQAPAGFEAAAADLAQQLSGAAAAWQRCGGNLLPRFQRLQQAGVLDLLTCAATHGYLPLLRDCPEAVRAQLLTAVREHQRLLGVRPQGIWLPECAYYEGLDRLLVSCGLRYAILDAHGLLHGQPRPRYGVYAPICTPAGMAFFGRDSESTLPVWSARDGYPGDASYREFHRDLGWDLPDGELEQRGINCRRPLGLKLHRVSSRDCGLDGKQPYEPAAAHASVRRDASHYLQGRSQHLQHLQGAMERAPLLVAPFDAELFGHWWFEGPRFLAELFRQAPASGVGLTTLRDTLSRGDSLQLCQPSPSSWGQGGYHNYWLNDSNAWVIPEWNRASRAMVQRVSRGVGSEQARELLNQAGRELLLAQSSDWSFILRAGTTTELARERIERHLGRFWQLLGAIDGAVELPEGWLEAVRAEDALFPLINAADWAQIPTAAP